A window from Sebastes fasciatus isolate fSebFas1 chromosome 22, fSebFas1.pri, whole genome shotgun sequence encodes these proteins:
- the LOC141760612 gene encoding ubiquitin carboxyl-terminal hydrolase CYLD-like produces the protein MKCIHEQCRWPNNLLTGGENGFNIPQVKTCPEVGRYLSLSEEELSRVDPTSLRESVLRLFCDSYMCLYHSPELSLYK, from the exons ATGAAATGCATCCATGAACAGTGTAGGTGGCCAAATAACCTGCTAACAG GTGGCGAGAACGGCTTCAACATCCCCCAGGTGAAGACGTGTCCAGAGGTGGGCCGCTACCTCAGCCTAtcagaggaggagctgagcaGAGTTGACCCCACCTCCCTGCGGGAGTCCGTCCTCCGCCTGTTCTGTGACTCCTACATGTGTCTGTACCACAGCCCCGAGCTCAGCCTGTACAAGTGA